In Sphingobacterium thalpophilum, a genomic segment contains:
- a CDS encoding START-like domain-containing protein, whose product MADKIKFQLEYIINSSPRILFPYLQEPNELAQWFADDVNYKDTVYTFIWDDEPHRAKIVASKENKSVRFKWLDDDPYYFDLEIDQDELTNDVALKITDYAKEEDLENRKLIWKNSIVYLQSVIGA is encoded by the coding sequence ATGGCAGATAAAATAAAATTCCAACTAGAATATATCATCAACTCTTCACCTAGAATTTTATTTCCGTATTTGCAAGAACCAAACGAATTGGCACAATGGTTTGCAGATGATGTAAACTATAAAGACACCGTTTATACTTTCATTTGGGATGATGAACCTCACCGAGCAAAAATTGTAGCATCAAAAGAAAATAAATCTGTACGCTTTAAATGGCTAGATGATGATCCCTATTATTTCGATCTGGAGATCGATCAAGACGAGCTAACGAATGATGTTGCTCTTAAGATAACAGATTACGCTAAAGAAGAAGACCTTGAAAATAGAAAGTTAATTTGGAAAAATTCAATAGTCTATCTTCAAAGTGTTATAGGTGCATAA